In one Candidatus Scalindua japonica genomic region, the following are encoded:
- a CDS encoding oligosaccharide flippase family protein, with protein MSKSYLAKGSFFLFAGMVFNMVIGYVNTVLVLGFVEVSLYGTIIFLITIMEVIAAISRQGMHVAVTKYISEYVGKGDKGTAKKIFNDSKWFVIFVAIVLTVVSPFIYKLLLPHKIISHISYPLFLICFIPCVFLNPLLILNQNGFMGLRLSALSSITGFFLQPVFRIICILSILAILPTITGLIYVQIVPLVLAYLISEILINNKDFGFTLPSFKHTKLLYKFSAPLIGTELLMLSIDKMDKVFLGYMATTESVGIYNVASKIAFIVVIPFWAGAQVLAPLFSEYWSKNQIKQLNEIYKYSSYLFLFIAGSVVIFLWINIKLILGVFGEQFVNNEAVVVTTILSLSLFLTILPGCFSQLIRMSGKTYLSTINTFLIGSLNFVLNYFLIPEYGMLGAAIATATAVLCGHLNGFIILKFIYKGTVSPFSYNYFLVLATISGVSILVYYSPNLILDNVLAFFIMSLIGYVMFRSELSKVMVKLRARINL; from the coding sequence ATGTCAAAATCTTACCTTGCAAAAGGAAGCTTTTTTTTATTTGCCGGAATGGTATTTAACATGGTTATTGGCTATGTAAATACTGTGTTGGTTCTGGGGTTTGTTGAAGTTTCTCTATACGGTACAATAATTTTTCTGATTACCATTATGGAGGTGATCGCGGCAATTTCCCGGCAGGGAATGCATGTGGCGGTAACTAAGTATATTTCAGAATATGTTGGAAAAGGGGATAAAGGTACTGCAAAAAAAATATTTAATGATTCTAAGTGGTTCGTTATCTTTGTCGCAATAGTACTAACTGTCGTTTCTCCATTTATTTATAAACTCTTATTACCTCATAAGATAATAAGTCACATAAGTTATCCATTATTTTTAATTTGTTTTATTCCATGTGTTTTTCTTAATCCGCTTCTGATTTTAAACCAGAATGGTTTTATGGGCTTAAGATTAAGCGCGTTAAGCTCAATTACGGGTTTCTTTCTTCAGCCAGTTTTTAGAATAATATGCATCTTATCAATATTGGCTATCTTGCCAACTATTACAGGGTTGATATATGTACAAATTGTTCCTCTGGTACTTGCTTATCTTATATCCGAGATACTAATTAATAACAAGGATTTTGGTTTCACGTTACCATCTTTTAAGCATACTAAATTGCTTTATAAATTTTCTGCTCCCTTGATAGGAACTGAGCTGTTAATGTTGTCAATTGATAAGATGGATAAGGTTTTTCTGGGTTATATGGCTACCACTGAATCTGTTGGAATATATAATGTAGCAAGCAAAATTGCTTTCATTGTGGTTATACCTTTTTGGGCAGGAGCACAGGTGTTGGCACCACTTTTTTCTGAATATTGGTCCAAAAACCAGATTAAACAACTTAATGAAATATACAAATATTCTTCCTATCTATTTTTATTTATAGCAGGTTCGGTTGTGATTTTTTTATGGATAAATATCAAATTAATATTAGGGGTTTTTGGTGAACAATTTGTTAATAATGAAGCGGTAGTAGTAACAACAATTTTAAGTTTAAGTCTTTTTTTAACAATTTTACCTGGCTGCTTTTCTCAGTTAATAAGAATGTCCGGGAAAACGTATCTTTCTACTATAAATACTTTTTTAATAGGTTCTTTAAATTTTGTATTAAATTATTTCTTGATTCCAGAATATGGAATGCTTGGGGCAGCCATTGCGACTGCAACTGCTGTTTTATGTGGTCACTTAAACGGATTCATTATTTTAAAATTTATTTATAAAGGTACCGTTTCTCCCTTCAGCTATAATTATTTTCTTGTATTAGCAACGATCTCAGGTGTAAGTATTTTAGTTTATTATTCACCGAATTTGATTTTGGATAATGTATTGGCCTTTTTCATAATGTCACTGATTGGATATGTGATGTTTAGAAGTGAATTAAGTAAGGTAATGGTGAAATTGAGGGCTCGTATCAATTTATAA
- a CDS encoding sulfotransferase family protein, with protein sequence MLPLYLLSIPRSGSTLAQRILASHKDVVTVAEPWLLIPYLYTLKKKGVYAEYSHKILSEALEDFFHYLPNGKDDYLHSIREFTLGLYRKAAKIEVKYFLDKSPRYHLVVEDIITLFPEGKFIFLWRNPLAVAASVLNWSDGKWNFHFQIDLFKGLANLIAAYDAHSNLAISVRYEDLLINPRDEWERILNYLDLPFDPDLLSRFSDVQLRGRMGDPHVSHAVYQDVSTEPLDKWKNVLRNPFRKAWCRRYLRWIGAERLNVMGYNLDELLNTLNSIPSSPRYLVSDIMHFVFGFIYYNLDIRIVIHKLRAFYTWFRMHGHT encoded by the coding sequence ATGTTACCATTATATCTTTTAAGCATACCCCGCTCTGGTTCTACTCTTGCACAACGAATTCTTGCGTCACATAAGGATGTTGTTACCGTTGCTGAGCCGTGGTTATTGATTCCCTATCTTTATACATTGAAGAAAAAAGGTGTTTACGCGGAGTATAGCCATAAGATATTATCAGAAGCACTTGAAGACTTTTTCCACTATTTACCAAATGGCAAAGACGATTATTTACATAGCATAAGAGAGTTTACGCTCGGTCTTTACCGTAAGGCAGCAAAAATTGAGGTAAAGTATTTCTTAGATAAAAGTCCTCGTTACCATTTAGTTGTGGAGGATATCATTACTCTTTTTCCGGAAGGGAAATTTATATTTCTTTGGCGTAATCCTCTGGCGGTAGCCGCATCTGTCCTTAATTGGTCTGATGGAAAGTGGAATTTTCATTTTCAAATTGATCTTTTTAAGGGTCTGGCAAATTTGATTGCAGCTTATGATGCACATTCCAATTTAGCTATTAGTGTGCGTTATGAAGATCTGCTTATTAATCCACGGGATGAATGGGAGAGGATATTAAATTATTTAGACCTTCCATTTGATCCTGACTTATTGTCTAGATTCAGCGATGTTCAGCTTAGAGGAAGAATGGGTGATCCTCATGTTTCTCATGCAGTATACCAGGATGTTAGTACAGAGCCTTTGGATAAATGGAAGAATGTTCTGAGAAATCCCTTTCGAAAGGCCTGGTGCAGACGATATTTACGATGGATTGGTGCGGAACGGCTTAATGTGATGGGTTATAATTTAGACGAACTTTTAAACACGCTCAATTCCATACCTTCCAGTCCGCGATATCTTGTTTCGGATATAATGCATTTTGTGTTTGGGTTTATCTATTATAATTTGGATATAAGGATTGTAATACATAAGTTACGTGCTTTTTACACCTGGTTTCGTATGCACGGACATACTTAA
- a CDS encoding GumC family protein — translation MITTTTTSDILNSELELMRGRYVAEEIFNELGDEILNPPKEIPQSFWKKIKNYFKKQISDILDYLDTLICKLGLKKKLSLKEKVILGIQHGLTAELVNSSNTVKVGFNYPDPVIAARIVNSAVSVYIKHQMNIHMTTNALNFFVNQTNKFKKNLEVSEKSLKEFQEHWNISSIEEQKSHLLHLNSDLRSEKDNTEIELTRLNSKVEGMKNLLHERSLGFSTFDISKPDQVVDTIKLKLMDLKLKKIDMSLKYFDDNLYITSIDDSIKDLERELRKEEARSAYLIDIDSLKAKKEKINNILSRSDEELRKINQLDYELRVLTRKVSENEDFYNTYLKKAEDARILLAMDTANITDVKIIEPAYPPILPKRLISFIPQKIFILIMSFFIGILLSVSIISLMEVFDQSFKSVEDVEEYLNLKVLGTISENKHLNKL, via the coding sequence ATGATTACAACTACAACTACTTCTGATATTCTTAATTCAGAATTAGAGCTAATGAGGGGTAGATACGTTGCTGAAGAAATATTTAATGAGCTAGGTGATGAGATACTAAACCCACCAAAAGAAATACCTCAATCTTTTTGGAAAAAAATAAAAAACTACTTTAAAAAACAAATTTCAGATATTCTCGACTATTTAGATACATTAATTTGTAAATTAGGTCTTAAAAAGAAATTATCTCTTAAAGAAAAAGTCATATTAGGAATACAACATGGTTTGACCGCAGAATTAGTAAATAGTTCTAATACGGTAAAAGTAGGTTTCAATTATCCAGATCCTGTTATAGCTGCACGGATAGTTAATTCCGCTGTCTCTGTTTATATTAAACATCAAATGAATATTCACATGACAACAAATGCCTTAAATTTCTTTGTGAATCAGACTAACAAGTTTAAGAAAAATCTTGAAGTATCTGAAAAAAGCTTAAAAGAATTTCAGGAACATTGGAATATTTCATCCATAGAGGAACAAAAAAGTCATCTATTGCACTTAAATAGTGATCTACGGAGCGAGAAAGATAATACAGAAATTGAGCTTACGAGGCTTAATAGTAAGGTTGAAGGCATGAAAAACCTCTTGCATGAAAGATCATTAGGGTTTTCCACGTTTGATATCAGTAAGCCAGACCAGGTCGTTGATACCATCAAACTAAAGCTTATGGATTTAAAACTGAAGAAAATTGATATGTCTCTTAAGTATTTTGATGATAATTTGTATATAACGTCAATTGATGATAGTATTAAAGATCTTGAGAGAGAACTAAGAAAAGAGGAAGCGAGGTCTGCATATTTAATTGATATTGATTCGTTGAAAGCGAAAAAGGAAAAGATAAATAACATTTTAAGTCGATCAGATGAAGAGTTGAGAAAAATTAACCAGTTGGATTATGAATTACGAGTTTTAACGAGAAAAGTTAGTGAAAATGAAGATTTCTATAACACTTATTTAAAAAAAGCTGAGGATGCTCGTATTCTACTCGCTATGGATACTGCTAATATAACAGATGTCAAAATAATAGAACCTGCGTATCCTCCTATTTTGCCAAAAAGACTGATTTCTTTTATTCCTCAAAAGATTTTTATTTTAATAATGTCATTTTTTATCGGCATTCTACTTAGTGTTTCCATTATCTCACTTATGGAAGTATTTGATCAATCTTTTAAGTCTGTAGAAGATGTTGAAGAATATCTTAATTTGAAGGTTTTAGGGACAATTTCAGAAAATAAGCACCTCAATAAATTATGA
- a CDS encoding O-antigen ligase family protein encodes MIQSPYQKNLNLKRIGVYYFLIIAGGCTTGLITCLVTGMNLKWFVVYLLGILMLLLFALYRQQRRLALGLFVFFIPFFVGKQLFSSGYPLISGGPSAIGIFLYDIPLVFLILYLFKERVFQRDTSIYLPPVFLPFVLYIIWCGISMVKSAEPVLTIIEFVWFCRMAVILIVLVNLVKDKSDLILVLSVLIAGLFVQELVTFIQAYFKTWFTFTGNVEHTTLQSTTKPEVFRAGGTIGVHNVQAAYYVLLISLTTGIYFITQNIKLKLVLFLVISGGLLSVLLSYSRNGYLSLVSALTIVLFFGWRKKYINIKHLIAGAWLILFSAFFVYYMFGGESIIERIKSKAAIDPRMEGIYISLNMIQQNPFAGVGLNNYSIVMGDRNYSPEGISNTQKGYFGGEFFGTVVHNKYLLVASETGIVGLIFFIWTHFIIFLYAFKLLKSRDKLYWGIGAGMIAALTGASIQMLFSIYNADLLITVYWVLVGLIFVSYKISIQEEKNLCLEA; translated from the coding sequence TTGATACAATCACCTTACCAGAAAAATCTGAATTTAAAAAGAATAGGTGTTTATTATTTTTTAATTATTGCGGGGGGGTGTACAACCGGGCTGATAACCTGTTTAGTAACAGGGATGAATCTCAAGTGGTTTGTTGTTTATCTACTTGGTATTTTAATGTTACTGCTTTTTGCTTTGTATAGACAACAAAGGAGATTGGCACTTGGGTTATTTGTTTTTTTCATACCGTTCTTTGTGGGAAAACAGTTATTTTCCTCCGGATATCCACTGATTTCCGGTGGGCCATCGGCTATCGGAATATTCCTATACGATATACCACTTGTTTTCCTTATTTTATATTTATTTAAAGAGAGAGTTTTTCAAAGGGATACTTCGATATATTTACCGCCGGTTTTTTTACCGTTTGTTCTCTATATTATATGGTGTGGAATTTCAATGGTTAAATCTGCGGAGCCGGTATTAACAATTATTGAATTTGTGTGGTTTTGCAGGATGGCAGTAATCTTAATCGTTTTGGTAAACCTTGTTAAGGATAAAAGTGATTTAATCCTTGTGCTTTCTGTTCTTATCGCGGGTCTTTTCGTACAGGAGCTTGTTACATTTATTCAGGCGTATTTTAAAACCTGGTTCACATTTACAGGTAATGTAGAACATACTACACTACAATCTACAACAAAACCGGAAGTATTCCGTGCGGGTGGAACTATTGGTGTACACAATGTTCAGGCAGCATACTATGTCCTGTTGATTTCGCTGACTACCGGGATATATTTTATCACTCAAAACATAAAACTGAAATTAGTATTGTTTTTAGTTATATCAGGCGGCCTTTTATCAGTGTTATTGAGCTATTCAAGAAATGGATATTTGAGCCTTGTTTCTGCATTGACAATTGTTTTATTTTTTGGCTGGCGAAAAAAATATATTAATATTAAGCATCTTATCGCAGGTGCATGGCTGATACTTTTTTCAGCTTTTTTTGTATATTACATGTTTGGAGGAGAAAGTATTATTGAACGAATTAAATCAAAGGCGGCTATTGATCCTCGAATGGAAGGTATTTACATTTCGCTTAATATGATTCAGCAAAACCCTTTTGCCGGTGTAGGTTTGAACAATTATTCGATTGTAATGGGAGATAGAAATTATTCACCGGAAGGGATTTCCAATACACAGAAAGGGTATTTTGGAGGAGAATTTTTTGGGACAGTAGTACACAATAAATATTTACTTGTAGCATCAGAGACAGGAATAGTTGGTCTCATTTTTTTTATCTGGACCCATTTTATTATATTTCTATATGCCTTTAAATTGTTGAAGAGTAGAGATAAATTATACTGGGGGATAGGTGCTGGTATGATAGCCGCTTTGACTGGGGCGTCAATACAGATGCTATTCAGCATTTACAATGCTGATCTGCTCATTACCGTATACTGGGTCCTTGTGGGGTTAATCTTTGTTTCTTATAAAATATCCATTCAAGAAGAAAAGAATCTTTGTTTAGAAGCTTGA
- a CDS encoding CpsD/CapB family tyrosine-protein kinase, producing MENSIIKIGKLPQEVTIEFRKLKNNILQSLNNKSSCKSIMVASSTHGEGNSITTIYLSRVIAEESNSKVLLIDLNFRSKSRHYGNSKTKGVSEYLLEGVPLETTISQTEVENLFVLTSGNKKCDLAQIIKSKGFSDLIDELKNKYTYIIIDSAPLQYYPESIVLASKVDGVLLVIQAEEVRKQIVLDTKKKLSAVNANILGIVLNRKKHYIPKSIYAYL from the coding sequence ATGGAAAATAGTATTATTAAAATTGGCAAGTTACCTCAAGAAGTAACTATAGAATTCAGGAAGTTAAAAAATAATATTTTACAGTCATTAAACAATAAATCGTCTTGTAAATCTATTATGGTTGCCAGTTCAACACACGGAGAAGGGAATAGTATTACTACAATTTATCTTTCTCGTGTAATTGCTGAAGAATCCAATTCTAAAGTGCTGCTAATAGATCTGAATTTCCGATCAAAGTCAAGACACTATGGCAATAGCAAAACAAAAGGAGTGTCTGAATATTTGTTGGAAGGCGTTCCACTGGAAACAACAATCAGTCAAACTGAGGTTGAAAATCTTTTTGTACTGACGTCTGGTAACAAAAAATGTGATCTTGCCCAGATTATCAAATCAAAGGGGTTTTCAGATCTCATAGATGAGTTGAAGAATAAATATACATATATAATAATTGATTCTGCCCCACTTCAATATTATCCTGAATCAATAGTACTTGCTTCAAAAGTTGACGGTGTATTATTAGTCATCCAGGCAGAAGAGGTGAGAAAGCAAATTGTATTAGATACAAAAAAGAAACTTTCTGCTGTTAATGCAAATATACTGGGTATTGTTTTGAACAGAAAAAAACATTATATTCCCAAATCAATATATGCATATCTTTAA
- a CDS encoding radical SAM protein, with protein MLKLISKNNLKKIIRNPRNAIAKGKSKIITQVAASYLKGYSPFPQNLTFFLTYRCNLRCNVCGQWGDTGYVKDFSASQMKDEVEISTLKRVIAEISPYKPRINLCGGEVLLYKDWFKFLSFVKSKHLECFLTTNGTMLEENAEKIVDLCLDKISLSLDGPEKIHNIARGVGDNVFKKAIRGIESINRYKNKKTKRSQTLK; from the coding sequence ATGCTGAAATTAATTTCAAAAAATAACTTGAAGAAAATAATACGTAATCCTCGTAATGCCATTGCTAAAGGAAAGAGTAAGATTATTACCCAGGTTGCGGCATCGTATTTAAAGGGATACAGTCCGTTTCCTCAGAACCTGACTTTTTTTTTAACATATAGATGTAATTTGAGATGTAACGTATGTGGTCAGTGGGGTGACACTGGCTATGTCAAGGATTTCTCAGCTAGTCAGATGAAGGACGAAGTAGAGATAAGCACATTGAAAAGAGTGATTGCTGAAATATCCCCATACAAACCCAGGATAAATTTGTGTGGGGGAGAGGTTTTGCTGTACAAAGACTGGTTTAAGTTTCTCAGTTTTGTTAAATCAAAACATCTTGAGTGTTTTTTGACAACAAATGGTACTATGCTCGAAGAGAATGCGGAGAAGATAGTGGATTTATGTTTAGATAAAATAAGCCTTTCTCTTGACGGACCGGAAAAAATACATAATATTGCAAGGGGAGTCGGTGATAATGTCTTTAAAAAGGCTATACGTGGCATCGAATCAATTAACAGGTATAAAAATAAAAAAACAAAAAGAAGCCAGACATTGAAATAG
- a CDS encoding sugar transferase: MLQVQAQHLSKIFKVFDITIVITAFILSKWLHDFLEHIPFTHTTAILKSNLLELFIYMVVWLYISSEWKVYYSKRIANIYDEFLIIMKASFICFVSILLSSLVLKSQKTQIAHLVLFFVVSSIFLISFRLFLRTTLRYVRSKGYDFKNMIIIGKNSRSALLVNKLREEEEYGIKTIGYVDEPYESGDNINFPSSVKYLGKLSSLKSILNNNIIDEVFIALPVKSFYDKIEDIIVICSERGIVVRIVSDVFLLNHTKNSIDLLGNIPLINISLGPEDTFKLFIKRYIDISLSCLLLILMLPVFVVIFILIKIDSKGPVLFIQERISCNNRRFKLLKFRTMISNAEDIKSELIKMNEMSGPVFKIKNDPRITKVGKFLRRFSLDETPQLYNVLKGEMSLVGPRPPLQDEVEKYSWKQRRRLSVKPGITGLWQVSGRNTLPFEEWIELDLEYIDNWSLGMDLKIILQTIYIVLSQKGAM, translated from the coding sequence ATGCTGCAAGTCCAGGCACAACACCTTTCTAAGATTTTCAAAGTATTTGATATAACTATCGTTATAACTGCATTTATTTTAAGTAAATGGCTTCATGATTTCTTAGAACATATACCCTTTACTCATACAACTGCGATTTTAAAATCAAATTTGTTAGAGTTGTTTATTTACATGGTCGTTTGGCTATACATTTCTTCAGAATGGAAGGTTTATTATTCAAAAAGAATTGCAAATATTTATGACGAATTTTTAATCATAATGAAGGCTTCTTTTATCTGTTTTGTATCGATACTTCTTAGCAGCCTGGTCCTGAAATCACAAAAAACTCAAATTGCCCATCTCGTATTATTCTTCGTAGTTAGTTCAATTTTTCTTATTTCCTTCAGGTTGTTTTTGCGGACCACATTACGATATGTCCGTTCAAAAGGCTATGATTTTAAAAATATGATAATTATTGGCAAGAATAGTCGCTCAGCACTACTTGTTAATAAGTTAAGAGAAGAGGAAGAATATGGGATAAAAACTATCGGTTATGTGGATGAACCGTATGAGTCTGGAGATAATATTAATTTTCCTTCATCAGTAAAATATCTTGGTAAATTAAGCAGCTTAAAGTCAATCTTAAATAATAACATAATTGACGAGGTGTTTATTGCGCTACCAGTAAAATCATTTTATGATAAAATCGAAGATATTATAGTGATCTGTTCTGAAAGAGGGATTGTTGTAAGGATAGTATCAGATGTGTTTCTTTTAAACCACACAAAAAACTCTATCGACCTGCTTGGCAATATTCCCTTGATTAATATCAGCTTAGGGCCGGAAGATACATTCAAATTATTCATAAAAAGATATATAGATATTTCATTATCATGTTTGTTGTTGATACTCATGTTACCAGTGTTCGTTGTTATTTTCATTCTGATTAAGATTGATTCAAAAGGCCCTGTGTTATTTATACAAGAAAGGATAAGTTGCAATAACAGACGATTTAAATTGCTGAAATTTAGAACAATGATATCTAACGCGGAAGATATTAAATCTGAACTGATCAAAATGAATGAAATGAGCGGTCCTGTTTTCAAGATAAAAAACGATCCCAGGATTACCAAAGTAGGAAAATTTTTAAGAAGATTCAGTTTAGATGAAACACCACAACTTTATAATGTTTTAAAGGGTGAAATGAGTCTGGTTGGTCCCCGTCCACCTTTACAAGATGAGGTAGAGAAATATTCATGGAAGCAGAGGAGAAGATTAAGTGTCAAACCTGGAATAACAGGATTATGGCAGGTAAGTGGCAGAAATACATTACCATTTGAAGAGTGGATAGAGCTCGATTTAGAATATATCGATAATTGGTCTCTTGGTATGGATTTAAAGATTATTCTACAAACTATTTATATTGTCTTGAGTCAAAAGGGAGCGATGTAG
- a CDS encoding REP-associated tyrosine transposase — MSNYRRANAKGGTYFFTVVTYRRQEFLCDENVRTALRDGIRDVQTKHPLIIDGWVLLPDHLHCIWTLPEDDSNFGVRWAMIKRFITKQCGPDLRRDDWMNASKRKRNESTIWQRRFWEHMIRDEDDYNRHMNYIHYNPVKHGLVTSVKDWPYSTFHKCVKKGLYPPDWGGDGTDTNDASYGE; from the coding sequence ATGTCGAATTACCGGCGTGCTAATGCAAAAGGAGGCACATATTTTTTTACTGTTGTGACGTATCGGCGACAAGAATTCTTATGCGATGAAAATGTTCGAACGGCGTTGCGTGACGGTATTCGTGATGTGCAAACAAAACATCCACTGATCATTGACGGTTGGGTTTTGTTGCCGGATCACCTTCATTGTATATGGACGCTGCCGGAGGACGATTCAAACTTTGGTGTTCGCTGGGCTATGATAAAACGTTTCATAACAAAACAATGTGGTCCGGACTTACGCCGTGATGATTGGATGAATGCATCAAAACGGAAACGAAATGAATCCACAATTTGGCAAAGGAGATTCTGGGAGCATATGATCCGTGATGAAGATGATTATAATAGACATATGAATTATATACATTATAACCCGGTGAAGCATGGTTTGGTAACCAGTGTTAAGGATTGGCCATATTCCACGTTTCACAAGTGTGTGAAGAAAGGACTATATCCACCGGATTGGGGTGGAGACGGAACAGATACAAACGATGCGAGTTATGGTGAATGA
- the rd gene encoding rubredoxin, with translation MNKYVCDVCGYVYDPEIGDPDNGVSPGTTFEDIPDDWICPTCAAGSESFSPAS, from the coding sequence ATGAATAAGTACGTATGTGATGTATGCGGATATGTATACGACCCGGAAATAGGAGATCCGGACAATGGTGTTAGTCCAGGAACCACTTTTGAAGATATTCCAGATGACTGGATATGCCCAACTTGTGCTGCTGGATCAGAAAGCTTTTCTCCTGCTTCTTGA
- a CDS encoding DVUA0089 family protein yields the protein MKLKNIMLFMGMLALVAVTSKQVNASVIFEVEPNDTLAAAQNIDPHFSIGPNPNVIFSDVVPWVSIVAPANNDTFDYYSFSVNNGGDVGIFDVDFGVGGVGSIDTTIALWDSLGNVLPFGFNDDSNAALGAAGSVSDLDPFLPYVFQNPGLYIVGVAGSPSTAVQGGWDLAGTTLPSLSTYVISVSLENGNQQGSQQPIPEPTTIALLSIGLMGLTVAGARRKWRKNC from the coding sequence ATGAAATTAAAAAACATTATGCTTTTCATGGGTATGTTGGCGCTGGTAGCAGTGACAAGTAAGCAGGTCAACGCTTCTGTAATCTTTGAGGTAGAGCCTAACGACACCTTGGCTGCAGCACAGAACATCGATCCACACTTCTCAATAGGGCCAAATCCCAATGTAATTTTTTCTGATGTTGTTCCATGGGTTAGTATCGTAGCACCAGCAAACAACGATACATTTGATTACTATAGTTTCTCCGTAAACAACGGAGGAGACGTTGGTATATTTGATGTAGACTTCGGAGTCGGAGGAGTAGGAAGTATCGACACTACGATAGCTTTATGGGACTCACTTGGTAACGTCCTGCCTTTTGGTTTCAATGACGATTCAAATGCAGCGTTAGGAGCAGCCGGTTCCGTTTCCGATTTAGATCCGTTTCTTCCCTATGTATTCCAAAACCCCGGCCTGTACATAGTCGGCGTAGCTGGGTCCCCGAGTACAGCAGTACAAGGTGGATGGGATCTGGCTGGAACAACACTTCCGAGCTTAAGTACATATGTAATTAGCGTATCCTTAGAGAATGGTAACCAGCAGGGTAGCCAGCAACCAATACCTGAACCGACAACTATAGCTTTACTAAGCATAGGCCTAATGGGACTTACAGTTGCAGGGGCAAGACGTAAATGGAGGAAAAACTGTTGA
- a CDS encoding polysaccharide biosynthesis/export family protein — protein MIKHIILFSSLTVCLSLISCAYMNSPTDLEVLTFEAENSSASEPIGDYVLKQGDSLDVKYFYNSELNVNVVIRLDGKISLQLIGELVAAGLTPSELQATIIEKYKGILRKPEVTIFLKEFEEEKVYVGGEVDRPGDFSINIGNTTVLQSIFKAGGFKETSDPGSVIIVRRGPENMPVTRKVNLKEVISGKAPEKDIYLQPFDIVFVPKTFIAKANKSVEQYIKNMIPVTLSTGFSYFRGKTRTKNSGGGSFVAP, from the coding sequence ATGATTAAACATATAATTCTTTTTTCATCATTAACTGTTTGTTTAAGCTTAATTAGTTGTGCATATATGAACTCTCCAACAGATTTAGAGGTATTAACGTTTGAAGCGGAAAATTCTTCTGCTAGTGAACCAATTGGTGATTATGTCCTGAAACAAGGAGATTCTCTTGACGTAAAATATTTTTACAATAGCGAACTTAATGTAAATGTTGTTATAAGATTGGACGGGAAAATATCTCTTCAATTGATTGGTGAATTGGTTGCTGCGGGACTGACACCCTCTGAACTTCAAGCAACAATTATTGAAAAATATAAGGGGATTTTGAGAAAACCAGAAGTTACCATATTCTTAAAAGAGTTTGAAGAGGAGAAGGTATATGTGGGAGGAGAGGTTGATAGACCGGGAGATTTCTCCATAAATATTGGAAATACTACTGTTCTCCAGTCTATTTTTAAGGCTGGGGGGTTTAAAGAAACATCAGATCCTGGTAGTGTGATCATTGTTAGAAGAGGACCAGAAAATATGCCAGTGACGAGAAAGGTAAATTTAAAAGAAGTTATTTCTGGAAAAGCACCTGAAAAGGATATTTATCTCCAGCCTTTCGATATTGTATTTGTACCTAAGACTTTTATTGCCAAAGCGAATAAAAGTGTCGAGCAATATATCAAAAACATGATCCCTGTTACACTATCTACAGGATTTTCTTATTTTCGGGGTAAAACGAGAACAAAAAACAGTGGAGGAGGCTCTTTTGTTGCGCCTTAG
- a CDS encoding SPASM domain-containing protein, translating into MNVNCLIFLHLIFVKEDELNRQIAVFRELFQTESIHWAGYRYKPDGIDVEILVKKIEEIKSRKYKMPIVIHPDFTREEIIRYYREPVFLSKSYSNTCIAPWTSVYVLPNGDISPCSSFVAGNIKNESFKKIWNNQKFRHFRTELREKKYFPVCHRCCEFYKH; encoded by the coding sequence TTGAATGTCAATTGTCTTATTTTTCTTCATCTTATATTTGTAAAAGAAGATGAATTAAATAGACAGATCGCTGTTTTCCGCGAACTATTTCAGACAGAGTCAATTCATTGGGCAGGCTATAGATACAAACCTGACGGAATTGATGTCGAAATTCTGGTAAAAAAAATTGAGGAGATTAAATCCCGCAAATATAAAATGCCTATAGTTATTCATCCTGATTTTACCAGAGAAGAAATTATAAGATATTATCGTGAACCGGTTTTTTTATCAAAATCATATAGTAATACATGCATAGCGCCATGGACTTCTGTTTATGTTCTTCCAAATGGCGATATCAGCCCGTGTTCAAGTTTTGTAGCAGGAAATATAAAGAATGAAAGCTTTAAAAAAATATGGAATAATCAAAAATTCAGACACTTTCGAACCGAACTAAGAGAGAAAAAATATTTTCCGGTATGCCACAGGTGCTGTGAATTTTATAAGCATTAA